A single window of [Clostridium] hylemonae DSM 15053 DNA harbors:
- a CDS encoding lipopolysaccharide biosynthesis protein — MKIERTRNATRNIIVGTIFKIYSMLMPFIMRTIMIYVLGVNYLGLNGLFTSVLQVLNLAETGVGAAMVFSMYQPIASDNHEKICMLMRLYKVYYRIIGTVVLMGGIFITPFLKYLIKSDIPDNINIYILYFMNLASTVSTYWLFSYKTSLLFAHQRSDVSTKVSLVTETCKYLLQAMALICFRSYYLYTIIIVFTQIVANLITAFITNKMYPSYKAKGLLPREEIKVINKKIKDLFMTKIGTVIFNSADTLVISAFLGLRVLAIYQNYFYIVTSITGIVGIIFTSCTAGIGNSLITETEEKNYTDLKKMTLLICWLTGFCSVCLLCLFQPFMKLWVTEKLMLQFSAVICFCAYFFVSHIYLLFELYKDAAGMWHEDRFRPMVVSFINLCLNLILVQFIGVYGVLIASCLAKGLFGLPWVLYNLFHVVFHRSPWNYIKRLLYYVFTSVIVSAVVFAICTLVTCGGIAELAVKLTICCLIGNSFFWILLRRDSQFKAAIGLLQRFVPEKLKRLIH; from the coding sequence ATGAAAATAGAGCGCACTAGAAATGCAACTAGAAATATTATAGTTGGAACCATTTTTAAAATATACTCAATGCTTATGCCTTTTATAATGCGTACAATAATGATATATGTATTAGGAGTTAATTATCTGGGATTAAATGGACTGTTTACATCTGTTCTTCAGGTACTTAATTTGGCAGAAACTGGTGTTGGCGCGGCTATGGTATTCAGCATGTATCAGCCCATTGCGTCAGATAACCATGAAAAAATATGCATGCTAATGAGGTTGTACAAAGTTTATTATAGGATAATTGGGACTGTAGTTTTAATGGGAGGTATCTTTATTACTCCCTTTTTGAAATATTTAATTAAAAGTGATATACCTGACAATATAAATATTTATATATTATATTTTATGAATCTGGCATCAACTGTAAGTACATATTGGCTTTTTTCTTATAAAACCAGTCTGTTATTTGCACATCAGCGTTCAGATGTTTCAACGAAAGTAAGTTTGGTTACAGAAACCTGTAAATATTTGCTTCAGGCGATGGCATTGATTTGTTTTAGAAGTTATTATCTATATACAATCATAATTGTGTTTACACAGATCGTTGCAAATTTAATTACGGCATTTATAACAAACAAAATGTATCCGTCATATAAGGCAAAAGGCCTGCTGCCGCGTGAAGAAATAAAGGTGATTAATAAAAAAATAAAAGATTTATTTATGACAAAAATCGGAACAGTAATATTTAATTCCGCAGATACATTGGTGATTTCAGCGTTTTTGGGGTTGAGGGTTCTAGCTATTTATCAAAACTACTTCTATATTGTCACTTCCATAACAGGCATAGTCGGAATAATATTTACTTCGTGTACAGCTGGCATTGGAAATAGTCTAATCACAGAAACAGAGGAGAAAAATTACACTGATTTAAAGAAAATGACTTTGTTGATTTGTTGGTTGACTGGCTTTTGCTCAGTTTGTTTATTATGTCTGTTTCAGCCTTTTATGAAACTGTGGGTGACTGAGAAACTCATGTTACAGTTCAGTGCTGTAATTTGTTTCTGTGCGTATTTCTTTGTTAGCCACATCTATCTTCTGTTTGAATTATATAAGGATGCGGCCGGTATGTGGCATGAAGACAGATTCAGGCCTATGGTTGTCTCGTTCATTAATTTATGTTTAAATCTTATTCTTGTCCAATTCATTGGAGTATATGGAGTATTGATTGCAAGTTGTCTCGCCAAAGGATTGTTTGGTCTTCCATGGGTGTTGTATAATCTGTTTCATGTGGTTTTCCACAGATCACCATGGAATTACATTAAGAGATTATTGTATTATGTTTTTACGTCAGTTATTGTCAGTGCGGTTGTATTCGCGATATGTACACTAGTAACGTGCGGTGGAATTGCGGAGTTGGCAGTTAAACTGACCATTTGTTGTTTGATTGGCAATTCGTTTTTTTGGATCTTGCTGAGACGGGACAGTCAATTTAAGGCAGCTATAGGATTACTGCAAAGATTTGTACCGGAGAAGCTTAAGAGGTTAATTCACTAG
- a CDS encoding O-antigen polysaccharide polymerase Wzy family protein, translating into MSKKVSVNCFIRTGILILAFILFLKGWLVSSIPILSISIFLIWLNNIIFSLNNVREKIVFLLFQVAIFTFLISRPLIGTLSKGEWWTISGQAVENFRFAFLVVAIAMVGLYIGALVSGKLLKNNKDLINKGNYEKVEFKKSLQNISLIVFSISAVFYGVQEIEKLVYMAGKTYVQFYQGFSGQMPSFVYLFASFMKYSLCIFLATMPDKRKAFLPLAVFELTAVPQLIIGIRNPLILNSMFILTYYILRDYFEGSSVWLGKIEKRLLCISAPAILILMKIFTNIRGHVQIEFSNVFQMIKDFFDGQGVTFEVLTKCYGWIGNLPSRNLRNYTFGEFIDYIQYGSIGQKIFGTSPLPDYNCEANGLLSNKLSHNLAYAMDKDSYLAGRGWGSSFILENYIDFGYIGVIIFSVLLGMVLIAFVKKFNTNIILNVIILVSITSIYFMPRAEATGWLLFIITFRFWACIIMCYFLTWVYRKYISGAFIRK; encoded by the coding sequence ATGAGTAAGAAGGTAAGTGTAAACTGTTTTATCAGAACAGGAATATTAATATTGGCTTTTATATTATTTTTGAAGGGATGGCTGGTAAGCAGTATACCCATTTTAAGTATTTCTATATTTTTAATATGGCTGAATAATATTATTTTTTCACTTAATAACGTACGTGAAAAAATTGTATTCCTTTTGTTTCAAGTGGCTATTTTTACATTTTTAATATCACGTCCATTGATTGGAACCTTGAGTAAAGGGGAATGGTGGACGATATCTGGTCAAGCAGTGGAAAATTTCCGTTTCGCTTTTCTTGTGGTAGCAATAGCAATGGTGGGACTGTATATTGGGGCTTTGGTTTCGGGTAAACTGTTAAAAAATAATAAAGATTTGATCAATAAAGGTAATTATGAAAAAGTAGAATTTAAAAAAAGTCTTCAGAATATATCACTGATTGTGTTTAGCATATCAGCTGTTTTTTATGGAGTGCAGGAAATAGAAAAGTTAGTATATATGGCGGGGAAAACATATGTTCAATTTTATCAAGGTTTTAGTGGACAGATGCCTTCCTTTGTATATCTTTTTGCATCTTTTATGAAATATAGCCTTTGTATATTTTTAGCTACAATGCCAGATAAAAGGAAAGCATTTTTGCCACTGGCCGTATTTGAATTAACTGCTGTACCTCAACTGATAATCGGTATTAGGAATCCACTGATTTTGAATAGTATGTTTATTTTGACTTATTATATTTTGAGAGATTACTTTGAAGGTTCTTCTGTTTGGCTGGGGAAGATTGAAAAGCGGTTATTATGTATTAGTGCACCGGCCATATTGATACTAATGAAGATATTTACTAATATACGCGGTCATGTTCAAATAGAGTTTTCGAATGTCTTTCAAATGATAAAAGACTTTTTTGATGGTCAGGGGGTAACATTTGAGGTGTTAACAAAATGCTACGGATGGATTGGGAATTTGCCTTCAAGAAATTTACGAAACTACACTTTTGGAGAATTCATTGATTATATTCAGTATGGCAGCATTGGACAGAAAATATTTGGGACATCACCACTGCCTGATTATAATTGCGAGGCCAATGGTTTACTAAGTAATAAGCTTTCCCATAATTTAGCTTATGCAATGGATAAAGACTCTTACTTGGCAGGACGCGGTTGGGGATCTTCTTTTATTTTAGAAAACTATATTGATTTTGGTTATATAGGAGTTATTATTTTTAGTGTTTTGCTGGGGATGGTACTCATAGCTTTTGTCAAGAAATTTAACACAAATATAATTTTAAATGTTATTATACTAGTAAGCATTACGAGTATATATTTTATGCCGAGGGCAGAAGCGACTGGCTGGCTGTTGTTTATAATAACATTCCGATTTTGGGCTTGTATAATAATGTGCTACTTTCTGACATGGGTGTACAGGAAATATATATCAGGCGCATTTATTAGGAAATAG